A stretch of Colletotrichum lupini chromosome 2, complete sequence DNA encodes these proteins:
- a CDS encoding serine/threonine protein kinase → MARQSPEVSMRTRTKVSLERKSRLQRKRCPGIAKDRCLKTYYCSGLEENWNSHLLPGSRLFGTAQAMTGSYGRCLCCNALLTSIGFNSRRSRWHSLPRLQIGWAALMLSLSGVKQGASASVGVFVSQLGKQHEPVAKCDVSEDEQYELVEIAGDNAMGIINFIDSWAPQQNLVLNLGRENRLPTGISFLNHADQLLDDEWFREEFEDTRELLRLIQWYRYETHSWRDNKSKKPSG, encoded by the exons ATGGCCAGGCAGTCACCCGAGGTTAGCATGCGGACACGAACCAAGGTCTCCTTAGAGCGTAAGTCCCGACTGCAGCGCAAACGCTGCCCCGGTATTGCTAAAGATCGTTGCTTAAAGACT TATTACTGCTCAGGCCTTGAGGAAAACTGGAACT CCCACCTCCTCCCTGGCTCTCGGCTTTTTGGCACCGCG CAAGCAATGACGGGTTCCTACGGTCGATGTCTATGTTGCAATGCGCTTTTGACTAGCATCGGGTTCAACTCTAGGCGCAGCAGGTGGCACAGTTTACCCAGGCTCCAGATTGGCTGGGCAGCCCTAATGCTGTCGCTTTCAGGGGTCAAGCAAGGGGCGTCAGCGTCGGTTGGTGTCTTTGTCTCCCAACTCGGGAAACAG CATGAGCCCGTTGCCAAGTGTGATGTCTCTGAGGATGAGCAGTACGAGTTGGTG GAGATCGCTGGCGATAATGCTATGGGCATTATCAACTTCATTGACAGCTGGGCCCCCCAGCAAAACCTTGTCCTCAATTTAGGTCGCGAGAACCGCCTGCCGACCGGGATCTCATTCTTGAATCACGCCGATCAACTCCTGGATGATGAATGGTTTCGCGAGGAGTTTGAGGATACTCGAGAACTGCTGCGCCTTA TTCAATGGTACCGGTATGAAACCCATTCCTGGAGGGACAACAAAAGCAAGAAGCCTTCAGGCTGA